The sequence TACTGGCTCTCGGTTTTGGCATTTATAGGTGAGGAGGAGAGAGCCCTCGAAAGGAGGTTCGGCGATGAGTGGAGGAGATACGCGAAAAGAACGCCCCGTTTCGTTCCAAGGCCTTGAACTCCTTCCGGTTCACCTCTATGTTCTGGCTCACCTCAAGAAGGCCGGCGTTGATTACACAAGGATGATGGCGAAGATGAGCGAGCTAGAGCTTCCCCTCATCGAGGACGCGATAAAAGACCTTATCGAGGTAGGTCTTATCGAAAGGGACTCTGGAAGCGCGATAAAGAGGAGCAAAGCGAGGTTCAAAAAGGCCTTTGAGGTGCACAAGCACCACACTTACTACAGGCTTTCGCGGGCCGGGGAGCTTTTCCTCCGCTCAATTGATGAACGCTGGCTTAGAGACTACTTCAACTCCCTCCTTCCCGGCGGATGGGACATTGTTAGGACCCTGACAAAGGCTAGGAGCTTCAACGAGCTTCCGAAGGAGTTAAGAAACGATAGAATCCGGGAGGAACTCGTTCTTCACCGCTTCATCACACCCAGGGGTAAAAGAACAAAGTTCTTTCGCCTTTTGATGGACTTCCTTGGAATCGGGTGAAGCTTATATGTCTCAGAACTAAATTCTTGTGGGTGTTGTCATGAAGAAAGAATTCGCTCTGAAGTTTGCCTTCTGGTTTTCATGGTGGACCTTGATAGTACTTGCGGGTATCTACACCAGAGAAAAACTCCCGTTTAAATGGTTTACCCTTCCCATAGGTCTTTTCCTTATGAGTTACGGTCTTCTGCTCAACGCAATTGCGGGAAAAACGCTGAAGAAGTACGGCCACTTTGACATAAAAAGGGGCATCAGGAAGCCTGAAAGACTTGTAACCATTGGAATATACTCCTGCATGCGTCATCCGGCGCAGTTCGGCTCGATTTTCTTTGGCTGGGGATTAGCTCTGCTGACATCAAGCATTTACGCGGTTCTCCTAGCTGGCTGGTACTCCTTTTCGGCACTGTACTTCATCCTCGCCGTTGAGGAGAGGGAAACGCTGAGGGAATTCGGAGACAATTACTGTAAGTTTTTGAGGGACAGGCCTCCCTTTAATCCCTCAATCGAATGTCTCAAAAGGGGTATTAAAGCTCTAAAGGAAAACGCCGAAAGTTAAATTTCCAGGATTGT comes from Thermococcus sp. and encodes:
- a CDS encoding methyltransferase, with amino-acid sequence MKKEFALKFAFWFSWWTLIVLAGIYTREKLPFKWFTLPIGLFLMSYGLLLNAIAGKTLKKYGHFDIKRGIRKPERLVTIGIYSCMRHPAQFGSIFFGWGLALLTSSIYAVLLAGWYSFSALYFILAVEERETLREFGDNYCKFLRDRPPFNPSIECLKRGIKALKENAES
- a CDS encoding DUF2250 domain-containing protein, which gives rise to MSGGDTRKERPVSFQGLELLPVHLYVLAHLKKAGVDYTRMMAKMSELELPLIEDAIKDLIEVGLIERDSGSAIKRSKARFKKAFEVHKHHTYYRLSRAGELFLRSIDERWLRDYFNSLLPGGWDIVRTLTKARSFNELPKELRNDRIREELVLHRFITPRGKRTKFFRLLMDFLGIG